A section of the Stenotrophomonas acidaminiphila genome encodes:
- a CDS encoding heme exporter protein CcmD: protein MTYFQYVALAYAVFFVVLAWDFAIPRLQVRRQLREVRNRLARASRTAAAAAPGDQELSR, encoded by the coding sequence ATGACCTATTTCCAGTACGTCGCCCTGGCCTACGCGGTGTTCTTCGTGGTGCTGGCCTGGGACTTCGCCATCCCGCGCCTGCAGGTGCGGCGGCAGCTGCGCGAGGTACGCAACCGCCTGGCGCGCGCCAGCCGCACTGCCGCGGCCGCCGCGCCCGGCGACCAGGAACTGAGCCGATGA
- a CDS encoding heme ABC transporter permease, whose protein sequence is MFKGLPGWFHRLGSPAYFDAFAARWSPWCYVASLPLFAFGLWQALAVVPADYQQGDSFRILYIHVPSAWMSLFVFGLMALYSTIALVWRVKLCEILAMACAPIGAAFTLITLLTGSIWGKPMWGTWWDWDPRLTTELILLFLYLGVMGLYGAIDDRRAAARAAGLLSIVGVVLLPVIRYSVVWWNSLHQGQTIRMFGESSMDGSMILPLWLMVLATKFWFAGSLLARARADNLRREAGKAWVRERVEKLT, encoded by the coding sequence ATGTTCAAAGGTTTGCCAGGTTGGTTCCATCGGCTGGGGTCCCCTGCCTATTTCGACGCTTTCGCCGCCCGTTGGTCGCCATGGTGTTACGTGGCCTCGCTGCCGTTGTTCGCCTTCGGCCTGTGGCAGGCGCTGGCGGTGGTGCCGGCCGACTACCAGCAGGGCGACAGCTTCCGCATCCTCTACATCCACGTGCCCTCGGCCTGGATGAGCCTGTTCGTGTTCGGGCTGATGGCGCTCTACAGCACCATCGCCCTGGTCTGGCGGGTCAAGCTGTGCGAGATCCTGGCCATGGCCTGCGCGCCGATCGGCGCCGCCTTCACCCTCATCACCCTGCTCACCGGCAGCATCTGGGGCAAGCCGATGTGGGGCACCTGGTGGGACTGGGACCCGCGCCTGACCACCGAGCTGATCCTGCTGTTCCTGTACCTGGGGGTGATGGGCCTGTACGGCGCCATCGACGACCGCCGCGCCGCCGCGCGCGCCGCCGGGCTGCTGTCCATCGTCGGCGTGGTGCTGCTGCCGGTCATCCGCTATTCGGTGGTGTGGTGGAACTCGCTGCACCAGGGCCAGACCATCCGCATGTTCGGCGAATCCAGCATGGACGGCAGCATGATCCTGCCGCTGTGGCTGATGGTGCTGGCTACCAAGTTCTGGTTCGCCGGCTCGCTGCTGGCCCGCGCCCGTGCCGACAACCTGCGCCGCGAGGCCGGCAAGGCCTGGGTACGCGAGCGCGTGGAGAAACTGACATGA
- a CDS encoding azurin, with the protein MFRKLILASTLALGAAGAAQAAGSCSVNLEGNDAMRYNMANIDVPKSCASFTVNLKHTGKMAKNVMGHNVVVAKTADMAGIDADGIKAGLAADYIKAGDTRVIAHSKVVGGGESTSFSIPVAKLTAAGAPLSFFCSFPGHAALMKGTLTLK; encoded by the coding sequence ATGTTCCGCAAACTGATCCTCGCTTCCACCCTGGCCCTCGGCGCCGCCGGTGCCGCCCAGGCCGCCGGCAGCTGCTCGGTGAACCTGGAAGGCAACGACGCCATGCGCTACAACATGGCCAACATCGACGTGCCCAAGAGCTGCGCCAGTTTCACCGTCAACCTCAAGCACACCGGCAAAATGGCCAAGAACGTGATGGGCCACAACGTGGTCGTCGCCAAGACCGCCGACATGGCCGGCATCGACGCCGACGGCATCAAGGCCGGGCTGGCCGCCGACTACATCAAGGCCGGGGACACCCGGGTCATCGCCCACAGCAAGGTGGTCGGCGGCGGCGAAAGCACCTCGTTCAGCATTCCGGTGGCCAAGCTCACCGCGGCCGGCGCGCCGCTGTCGTTCTTCTGCAGCTTCCCCGGCCACGCGGCGCTGATGAAGGGCACGCTCACCCTGAAGTGA